The Aedes aegypti strain LVP_AGWG chromosome 3, AaegL5.0 Primary Assembly, whole genome shotgun sequence genome contains a region encoding:
- the LOC5568707 gene encoding mRNA export factor, translating to MFGATLGGTSAFGATTAAPTNPMKDFEVTSPPDDTVSAMEFSPATLQQNFLIAGSWDCSVRCWEVEQTGKTVGKSIKTMGGPVLDVCWADDGSKVFIASADKQVKCWDLASDQVVQVAQHDAPVKTCHWVKGTNYTCLMTGSWDKTLKFWDTRTPQPMMSIQLPERCYCADVDYPMAVVGTAGRHVLIYSLENKPTQYKQQESPLKYQHRTVSIFRDKKKAPTGYALGSIEGRVAIQYVNPINPKDNFTFKCHRSNGSNGYQDIYAVNDIAFHPVHGTLATVGSDGTFSFWDKDARTKLKSSETMDQSITKCCFNATGQIFAYTVGYDWSKGHEYNNPQKKTYIFLRSCYEELKPRANN from the exons ATGTTCGGCGCAACGCTTGGGGGCACTTCCGCCTTTGGAGCAACCACAGCGGCCCCAACCAATCCGATGAAGGATTTCGAGGTCACATCGCCACCGGATGACACGGTTTCGGCCATGGAGTTCAGCCCGGCAACGTTGCAGCAAAACTTTCTGATTGCCGGCAGTTGGGACTGCAGTGTGCGCTGTTGGGAAGTTGAGCAGACGGGGAAAACCGTGGGCAAATCCATCAAAACCATGGGCGGACCGGTGCTGGATGTCTGCTGGGCCGACGATGGCAGCAAGGTTTTCATCGCATCGGCTGATAAACAG GTTAAATGTTGGGACTTGGCTTCGGATCAGGTTGTGCAAGTTGCTCAGCACGACGCTCCTGTTAAGACATGTCACTGGGTTAAAGGAACCAACTACACCTGCTTGATGACCGGCTCGTGGGACAAAACCTTGAAGTTCTGGGACACTCGAACGCCTCAGCCAATGATGTCCATTCAGCTTCCGGAACGATGTTACTGCGCTGATGTCGACTATCCAATGGCAGTTGTGGGAACGGCCGGACGGCATGTCCTGATCTATTCCTTGGAGAACAAACCAACTCAGTACAAACAGCAGGAAAGCCCTCTCAAGTACCAGCACCGAACGGTTTCCATTTTCCGTGACAAGAAGAAAGCTCCGACCGGATATGCTCTGGGTTCCATTGAGGGCCGAGTTGCTATTCAGTATGTGAACCCCATCAATCCGAAGGACAACTTTACATTCAAGTGCCATCGTTCGAATGGTTCCAACGGATACCAGGATATCTACGCAGTCAATGACATAGCATTCCACCCGGTTCATGGAACACTGGCCACTGTTGGTTCTGATGGTACGTTCAGCTTCTGGGACAAAGACGCCAGGACGAAGCTTAAATCATCGGAAACGATGGACCAATCCATCACCAAATGTTGCTTCAATGCTACGGGCCAGATTTTTGCATACACCGTTGGATACGATTGGTCAAAAGGACACGAGTACAACAATCCCCAGAAGAAAACGTACATTTTCCTGCGTTCCTGCTACGAAGAACTCAAACCACGGGCAAATAACTAA
- the LOC5568708 gene encoding NADH dehydrogenase [ubiquinone] 1 beta subcomplex subunit 3, protein MGGHGHGPPYKVPDASIYKVADAPQLVEVEKALARRGLKDPWLRNEVWRYNVKQFGTHRSRLISFLFKGFPLGFAAFVATIGVEFALGVDYHGHGHENHGDDKHGHH, encoded by the coding sequence ATGGGTGGACACGGACACGGACCCCCGTACAAGGTGCCAGATGCTTCGATCTACAAAGTGGCCGATGCCCCGCAGCTAGTGGAAGTCGAGAAGGCTTTGGCCCGTCGGGGATTGAAGGACCCGTGGCTAAGGAACGAAGTTTGGCGCTATAatgtgaaacagtttggaactCACCGGTCCCGGTTGATTTCTTTCCTGTTCAAGGGTTTCCCGCTGGGATTTGCCGCGTTTGTGGCCACCATCGGTGTTGAGTTTGCTCTGGGAGTGGATTACCACGGCCACGGACATGAGAACCATGGCGACGATAAGCACGGTCATCATTAG